One Streptomyces sp. P9-A2 DNA window includes the following coding sequences:
- a CDS encoding FkbM family methyltransferase encodes MTKGRPRVTFAARAASVLPTRVVAAAARAVYPRFEPELARLADLCPPDCGTAIDVGGWYGPWTHRLARRARQVVTVEPVPHLARLLTSGAPSNVRVIRAAASDRAGIARLWLPPDDGGDRGVSSLVRRDIHGHALDVTCVTLDALNLKDVGFIKIDVDGNESAVLRGATGILSRDRPALFVELESRIQPVAPVVTYLSLLGYDGWVLPGDDWIPLARFPLEAHQARASYVVSHGLLRRVLPHSALRGPRYVNSVLFLPDGRRPGTPPVGDDGPRASRETPR; translated from the coding sequence ATGACGAAAGGCCGTCCCAGGGTCACGTTCGCCGCCCGTGCGGCGTCCGTCCTGCCCACCCGGGTCGTGGCCGCCGCCGCCCGCGCGGTCTACCCGCGCTTCGAGCCCGAGCTGGCCCGGCTCGCCGACCTGTGCCCGCCGGACTGCGGCACGGCGATCGACGTCGGCGGCTGGTACGGCCCCTGGACGCACCGGCTGGCCCGGCGCGCCCGCCAGGTGGTGACCGTCGAACCGGTCCCCCACCTGGCGCGGCTGCTCACCTCCGGCGCCCCGTCGAACGTCCGCGTGATCCGCGCGGCGGCCTCGGACCGCGCCGGGATCGCCCGGCTGTGGCTGCCGCCGGACGACGGCGGCGACCGGGGGGTGTCCTCCCTGGTCCGCCGGGACATCCACGGCCACGCCCTGGACGTCACCTGCGTCACGCTGGACGCACTGAACCTGAAGGACGTCGGCTTCATCAAGATCGACGTGGACGGCAACGAATCGGCCGTGCTGCGCGGCGCCACCGGCATCCTCTCCCGCGACCGCCCGGCACTCTTCGTGGAGCTGGAGTCCCGCATCCAGCCGGTCGCGCCCGTGGTCACCTACCTGTCCCTGCTGGGCTACGACGGCTGGGTGCTGCCCGGCGACGACTGGATCCCGCTGGCCCGTTTCCCCCTGGAGGCCCACCAGGCCAGGGCCTCCTACGTCGTCTCCCACGGTCTGCTCCGCCGCGTCCTGCCGCACAGCGCGCTCAGGGGCCCGCGCTATGTGAACTCGGTGCTGTTCCTCCCGGACGGCCGCCGTCCCGGAACGCCCCCGGTGGGCGACGATGGTCCCCGTGCCTCCCGCGAAACCCCCCGGTAG
- a CDS encoding acyl-CoA synthetase — MSSLFPALTDGGGPAAGRPALRFGERSLTYGELAAAAVPVAGAVREARRVAVWATPTLETAVAVTAALLAGVTVVPLNPKSGAKELGHILSDSTPDLVLAAPGQELPEALHGLARLDVDPADRAPGTLPGDLAGDRADDEDPALVVYTSGTTGPPKGAVIPRRAIATTLDALADAWQWTGDDVLVHGLPLFHVHGLVLGILGPLRRGGSVRHLGRFTTEGVTRELSGGATMLFGVPTMYHRVAEALPTEPELAGALAGARLLVSGSAALPVHDHERIAAATGRRVIERYGMTETLMLCSSRWTPPDPRPSVRADGEARPGTVGVPLPGVELRLVEEDGSPVAAYDGETVGEIQVRGPNLFTEYLNRPDATAGAFTADGWFRTGDMAVRDADGYVRIVGRKATDLIKSGGYKIGAGEIENALLEHPGVREAAVTGEPDTDLGERIVAWIVPADPGAPPALDELADHVAARLAPHKRPRVLHHLASLPRNDMGKIMKRTLRHD, encoded by the coding sequence GTGTCCTCTCTCTTCCCGGCCCTGACCGACGGCGGCGGCCCTGCCGCCGGCCGGCCCGCCCTCCGGTTCGGCGAGCGCTCACTGACGTACGGGGAACTCGCCGCCGCGGCCGTCCCGGTGGCCGGGGCCGTCCGGGAGGCGCGGCGGGTCGCCGTCTGGGCGACCCCGACGCTGGAGACGGCGGTCGCGGTCACCGCGGCGCTGCTCGCCGGGGTGACCGTGGTGCCCCTGAACCCGAAGTCGGGTGCCAAGGAGCTCGGCCACATCCTGTCCGACAGCACCCCGGACCTGGTCCTCGCCGCCCCCGGCCAGGAACTCCCGGAGGCGCTGCACGGCCTGGCCCGCCTGGACGTCGACCCGGCCGACCGCGCCCCCGGCACGCTCCCCGGAGACCTCGCCGGGGACCGCGCGGACGACGAGGACCCGGCCCTGGTCGTCTACACCTCCGGCACCACCGGCCCGCCCAAGGGCGCCGTCATCCCCCGCCGCGCGATCGCCACCACCCTGGACGCGCTCGCCGACGCCTGGCAGTGGACCGGTGACGACGTCCTCGTCCACGGGCTCCCGCTGTTCCATGTGCACGGGCTGGTCCTGGGCATCCTGGGCCCGCTGCGCCGCGGCGGTTCGGTGCGTCACCTCGGCAGGTTCACCACCGAGGGGGTGACGCGGGAGCTGAGCGGCGGCGCGACCATGCTGTTCGGTGTACCAACCATGTACCACCGTGTCGCGGAGGCCCTGCCCACCGAGCCGGAACTGGCCGGGGCGCTGGCCGGGGCACGGCTGCTGGTGTCGGGGTCGGCGGCGCTGCCCGTGCACGACCACGAGCGGATCGCGGCGGCCACCGGACGCCGGGTGATCGAGCGGTACGGCATGACGGAGACGCTGATGCTGTGCTCGTCCCGGTGGACACCCCCGGACCCCCGGCCCAGCGTCCGCGCGGACGGCGAGGCCCGGCCCGGCACCGTGGGCGTGCCGCTGCCGGGCGTGGAGCTGCGGCTGGTGGAGGAGGACGGGTCCCCGGTGGCGGCGTACGACGGGGAGACGGTGGGCGAGATCCAGGTCCGCGGCCCGAACCTGTTCACCGAGTACCTGAACCGGCCCGACGCCACCGCGGGCGCCTTCACCGCCGACGGCTGGTTCCGCACCGGTGACATGGCGGTGCGCGACGCCGACGGCTATGTCCGCATCGTCGGCCGCAAGGCCACCGACCTGATCAAGAGCGGGGGGTACAAGATCGGCGCCGGTGAGATCGAGAACGCGCTGCTGGAACACCCCGGCGTCCGGGAGGCCGCGGTGACCGGGGAGCCGGACACCGACCTGGGCGAGCGGATCGTCGCGTGGATCGTCCCGGCGGATCCGGGGGCGCCGCCCGCCCTCGACGAGTTGGCCGACCACGTCGCCGCCCGCCTGGCCCCGCACAAACGTCCGCGGGTGCTCCACCACCTCGCCTCGCTCCCCCGCAACGACATGGGGAAGATCATGAAGCGGACGCTGCGCCATGACTGA
- a CDS encoding rod shape-determining protein, translated as MTASLEQLRRCHFAVDLGAARTRVYVKGAGLVVDQPSAAAVNTRTGALIAVGELAERMKGRTPSYIRVVRPVSGGTVVDIDMAQRMLRHLLGDRIRRTLRRRPGLRAAACTPHDADPLAQRATIETLVGLGARRVELVDTLIAAAVGCGLPVERPEATMILVCGAATTQVAVLSLGSIVTAERMPVGGDAVDHAIVQHLRHHHELMLPSQSVRPLQLALSGNGLTPHGPESTEIHGRDVATGLARSVKVDTAAVRHAIQTPLTAVLDGIGKVLRGCPPDLVADLVDRGIMMVGGSALLPGLDQMLRQATGMPVHIAERPDVCAVQGLGAMLEGRIAPLVLNPLAN; from the coding sequence GTGACCGCCAGTCTGGAGCAGTTGCGCCGCTGCCACTTCGCCGTCGACCTGGGAGCGGCCCGCACCCGGGTCTACGTCAAGGGTGCCGGTCTCGTCGTCGACCAGCCGTCCGCCGCCGCCGTGAACACCCGTACCGGCGCGCTGATCGCGGTCGGCGAACTCGCGGAGCGGATGAAGGGACGGACGCCGAGCTACATCCGCGTCGTACGGCCCGTGTCGGGCGGCACCGTCGTCGACATCGACATGGCGCAGCGCATGCTGCGCCATCTGCTCGGCGACCGGATCCGCCGCACGCTGCGCCGCCGGCCGGGCCTGCGCGCCGCGGCCTGCACCCCGCACGACGCCGATCCACTGGCCCAGCGCGCCACGATCGAGACCCTGGTCGGGCTGGGCGCCCGCCGGGTGGAGCTGGTCGACACGCTCATCGCCGCCGCCGTCGGCTGCGGGCTGCCCGTGGAACGTCCCGAGGCGACCATGATCCTGGTGTGCGGGGCGGCGACCACGCAGGTGGCCGTGCTCTCCCTCGGCTCGATCGTGACGGCCGAGCGCATGCCCGTCGGCGGTGACGCCGTGGACCACGCCATCGTCCAGCACCTGCGCCACCATCACGAACTGATGCTGCCGAGCCAGTCCGTACGGCCGTTGCAGCTGGCCCTGTCCGGCAACGGGCTCACCCCGCACGGCCCGGAGTCGACGGAGATCCACGGCCGGGACGTCGCCACCGGTCTCGCCCGCTCGGTCAAGGTCGACACGGCCGCCGTACGGCACGCCATCCAGACCCCGTTGACAGCGGTGCTGGACGGGATCGGCAAGGTGCTGCGGGGCTGCCCGCCCGACCTGGTCGCCGACCTCGTCGACCGCGGGATCATGATGGTCGGCGGCAGCGCCCTGCTGCCGGGCCTCGACCAGATGCTGCGGCAGGCGACGGGTATGCCGGTCCACATCGCCGAACGGCCGGACGTGTGCGCCGTCCAGGGCCTGGGCGCCATGCTGGAGGGCAGGATCGCCCCCCTGGTACTGAACCCGCTGGCGAACTGA
- a CDS encoding ANTAR domain-containing protein has product MTSAAPPPFSGRPFSEQPLPGRRGTLVIGERMEADRALLTPRGELVHGCADVLARKLAQLPARTARVDLDMSGVRFMDTAGLRFLEVLRDHGRLRSVPVTATGWTGQPRRILALVGLDTTDPLRPPGEKSAPAPATTPAAEAAPAKRPPVREEEVERLRESIAARPAVDRARGILMTAHGCGPDTAWRVLRETSRLSGASLRTVAAVVAADADRADPRPPEEVRKALATALARHLRPPRAGTGQEGTDPGTPHR; this is encoded by the coding sequence ATGACCTCCGCGGCCCCACCCCCTTTCTCGGGACGACCCTTCTCGGAACAGCCCCTCCCGGGACGACGCGGCACCCTGGTCATCGGCGAGCGCATGGAAGCGGACCGGGCACTGCTCACCCCGCGCGGTGAACTGGTCCACGGCTGCGCGGATGTCCTCGCCCGGAAACTGGCCCAGTTGCCCGCCCGTACGGCCCGGGTCGACCTGGACATGAGCGGGGTGCGCTTCATGGACACGGCGGGACTGCGGTTCCTGGAGGTCCTGCGCGACCACGGCCGCCTGCGGTCGGTGCCGGTCACGGCCACCGGCTGGACCGGTCAGCCACGCCGCATCCTGGCGCTCGTCGGCCTGGACACCACCGACCCGCTGCGCCCTCCCGGCGAGAAGAGCGCGCCGGCGCCCGCCACCACCCCGGCGGCGGAGGCGGCGCCGGCGAAACGGCCGCCCGTGCGGGAGGAGGAGGTCGAGCGGCTCCGGGAGTCGATCGCCGCCCGGCCGGCCGTCGACCGGGCCCGCGGCATCCTGATGACCGCCCACGGCTGCGGCCCGGACACCGCCTGGCGCGTCCTGCGCGAGACCTCCCGCCTGTCCGGCGCCTCTCTGCGCACGGTCGCCGCGGTGGTGGCCGCCGACGCCGACCGGGCGGACCCCCGCCCTCCGGAGGAGGTACGGAAGGCCCTGGCCACGGCCCTCGCCCGCCACCTCCGCCCGCCCCGGGCCGGAACGGGCCAGGAGGGGACGGACCCGGGCACGCCCCACCGGTGA
- a CDS encoding DMT family transporter, with protein MPWLILLVSAVLEAVWATALGASDGLSEPVASVVFFIAMILSMIGLSRAAQHIPIGVAYAVWTGTGAALTVAWAMATGGEAASVLKVLFLAGIIGCIAGLKLSKPGPAENGPAHRGPGDRPDNAAAPKPAP; from the coding sequence ATGCCCTGGCTGATCCTTCTTGTCAGCGCCGTGCTGGAGGCCGTCTGGGCCACAGCGCTCGGCGCCAGCGACGGTCTCTCCGAGCCCGTCGCGAGCGTGGTGTTCTTCATCGCGATGATTCTGAGCATGATCGGCTTGTCGCGCGCCGCCCAGCACATCCCCATCGGCGTCGCCTACGCCGTGTGGACCGGCACCGGCGCCGCACTCACCGTCGCCTGGGCCATGGCCACCGGCGGCGAGGCGGCGAGCGTGCTCAAAGTGCTGTTCCTGGCCGGCATCATCGGCTGCATCGCCGGACTCAAGCTGTCCAAGCCGGGCCCGGCCGAGAACGGCCCGGCTCACCGCGGTCCAGGCGACCGACCCGACAACGCCGCGGCACCGAAGCCGGCCCCTTGA
- a CDS encoding DMT family transporter — protein sequence MAWTVLIASAVLEAVWATALGMSQGFRRLAPTAVFAVAAVLSMAGLAYAMTSLPTGTAYAVWVGIGAVLTVVIATARGQEKLTPLRAVLLAGLIGCIVGLKAVS from the coding sequence ATGGCGTGGACCGTCTTGATCGCCTCCGCCGTACTGGAGGCCGTCTGGGCCACCGCCCTGGGCATGTCCCAGGGGTTCCGGCGGCTCGCGCCGACCGCCGTCTTCGCCGTCGCCGCGGTGCTGAGCATGGCGGGACTGGCCTACGCGATGACCTCGCTGCCCACCGGCACCGCTTATGCCGTATGGGTCGGCATCGGGGCCGTGCTGACTGTCGTGATCGCCACCGCGCGGGGCCAGGAGAAGCTGACGCCCCTCCGCGCGGTCCTGCTGGCCGGCCTGATCGGCTGCATCGTCGGACTGAAAGCGGTGAGCTGA
- a CDS encoding TetR/AcrR family transcriptional regulator, which produces MPRVIDTGERNRQVAEAAWRVLVRDGIPALSVRKVAAEAGLPPSSLRYTFPTQASLRIRAYDMVVERLADRIAAIAPGDDWARAVLLELLPLDEPRRLEMEITVVLGTAAMTDGDLRATHHRAHRAVRDLCERVVRVLGVAPEGTRTETDRLHAMVDGLALHMIRQDRDEDTDWAARVVDTHLADLKRAPSPQALRQESRPPASARSASDRER; this is translated from the coding sequence ATGCCTCGCGTGATCGACACCGGTGAACGCAACCGCCAGGTTGCGGAAGCGGCGTGGAGAGTTCTGGTGCGCGACGGCATCCCGGCACTGTCGGTGCGCAAGGTCGCCGCCGAGGCGGGGCTGCCGCCGAGCTCGCTGCGCTACACCTTCCCGACCCAGGCCAGCTTGCGGATCAGGGCGTACGACATGGTGGTCGAGCGCCTGGCCGACCGGATCGCCGCCATTGCGCCGGGTGATGACTGGGCGCGGGCGGTACTGCTGGAACTGCTGCCCCTGGATGAGCCGCGGCGCTTGGAGATGGAGATCACCGTGGTCCTCGGCACGGCCGCGATGACGGACGGCGACCTGCGCGCGACACACCACAGGGCGCACCGGGCCGTAAGGGACCTGTGCGAACGGGTGGTACGCGTACTGGGCGTGGCCCCGGAGGGGACCCGGACCGAAACGGATCGCCTGCACGCGATGGTGGACGGGCTCGCTCTGCACATGATCCGACAGGACCGGGACGAGGACACCGACTGGGCCGCCCGGGTAGTGGACACCCACCTGGCCGATCTGAAACGAGCCCCGTCACCTCAGGCACTGCGACAGGAGTCCAGGCCTCCAGCCTCCGCCCGGTCGGCATCAGATCGAGAACGATGA
- a CDS encoding glycoside hydrolase family 32 protein — translation MSVSRRTLLLAGGTAATLLPLGGILPAAQAATPSTTGATPAATPIPDPIPVTGTWTRTSDGGQKVTAGRRGPSLALSEQQLAAKGTYAARVTPQSSSSVGALVFRTALDGSTGYAVALDPGRARIRLYDLAGGDTLATAPLPGAQAGKPYDLEVAVDGPELTVHVDGKRLLHTEDHRHDTGSVGLLAQGGKVTFGPPSLSSVTTNLTGLTTSGGTWTASPLGWRAAPTQRATARAITTTKTYDTALQADLLLHDASAIAALLVRTDAKATRGYGVQVDADQDRLRLYRIDGNVTLGTYATTIKADTVYRLRVEAEHDELRVHWQTNFLSPDGYSPVITAQDSTHTKGRLAVTASAGEVSFENIAAADLATGLQGWTARSGTWTPDLRGIRGENGLRTAPFTDGDLVARADITPGDRSSSAGLALRASANGSGGYEARLEAGRNAVVLLDRSSGTRLASASGPVRRITAGGTYRVEARATGRTIEVYVDGVRALKTRVSRTKGAAFGTAAAHGTSYFQNVEVHSTADYFTEPYRPTYHYSQLTGSTSDPCGLLHHDGEYHLFHQDEGRWAHAVSTDLVHWQPLPIALPWNAYGHCWTGCAVVDADDTSGLFDGGSGLIAYYTSYHPDKPGGNASVRIAYSKDKGRSWQLHGGSSPAVQNPGGPDADWTFRDPKVIRDEAHEQWLMVVSGGDHIRFFTSTDLLTWTQVSSFGYGDWATPGVWECPDFFPLPVDGDKDKVKWVLTLSTGAVRATNGSAAQYFTGEWNGTGFAPDQKAGTVLRADSGRDYYAAMSFYGLTDDRRVWLGWMSNWDYPFSAPTGGWNGQLSTPRELTLTDTADGVRLAQRPVPELVTLRTSTTTRKDLAVGPTSANPLAGVRGIAYEIEAEITLGTAREIGFRLRTDDEQHTTVGYDAEAQELFVDRSASGLSDFTQYFTGRTTAPMKTTDGRATLRVYVDSSSVEAFGADGQAAVTSLIFPGPDADGMAFYAKGGTAHIESLKVHRLDSTFRLVDRVKPLVAAPSGGEFRSDLGKLTITPAGRWSTDSAGRAGSFDKDSNAISARTATDLDLTTLVRLGGPAPDTSGALSLLWRASSDGADAYCLNIDPDLRVIRLVAKANGYFDDGAALARVPALVRRGTSYPVRILTEGDRIQVFLNGKRIIDVTDTTYTSGHIGLNVFGGRVAYQDTYAKEL, via the coding sequence ATGAGCGTGTCCCGCCGTACCCTCCTGCTCGCCGGAGGAACCGCCGCCACCCTGCTGCCTCTCGGAGGCATCCTCCCCGCAGCACAGGCCGCCACCCCGAGCACCACCGGAGCGACCCCCGCCGCCACCCCGATCCCCGACCCCATCCCCGTCACCGGCACCTGGACCCGCACCTCCGACGGCGGCCAGAAGGTGACCGCCGGCCGTCGCGGGCCCTCCCTCGCCCTGTCCGAGCAGCAACTCGCGGCCAAGGGCACGTACGCGGCCCGCGTCACGCCCCAATCCTCCTCCTCCGTAGGCGCGTTGGTGTTCCGGACAGCCCTCGACGGCTCGACCGGATACGCGGTCGCCCTCGACCCCGGCCGCGCCCGCATACGGCTCTACGACCTGGCCGGCGGCGACACACTCGCCACCGCTCCACTCCCGGGCGCGCAGGCCGGAAAGCCCTACGACCTCGAAGTGGCGGTCGACGGACCCGAGCTGACGGTGCATGTCGACGGCAAGCGGCTCCTCCACACCGAGGACCACCGCCACGACACCGGCTCGGTGGGCCTGCTCGCCCAGGGCGGCAAGGTCACCTTCGGCCCGCCCTCCCTCTCCTCAGTCACCACCAACCTCACCGGCTTGACCACGAGCGGCGGCACCTGGACGGCGAGTCCGCTGGGCTGGCGCGCGGCCCCAACCCAGAGAGCCACCGCCCGCGCCATCACCACGACCAAGACGTACGACACCGCGCTCCAGGCCGACCTGCTCCTGCACGACGCTTCCGCCATCGCCGCACTGCTGGTGCGCACCGACGCCAAGGCCACGCGCGGCTACGGCGTCCAAGTCGACGCGGACCAGGACAGGCTGAGGCTCTACCGCATCGACGGCAACGTCACCCTCGGCACCTACGCGACCACCATCAAGGCCGACACGGTCTACCGTCTGCGCGTCGAAGCCGAACACGACGAACTGCGCGTGCACTGGCAGACCAACTTCCTCTCTCCCGACGGCTACAGCCCCGTCATCACCGCCCAGGACTCCACCCACACGAAGGGCCGACTCGCCGTCACGGCTTCGGCCGGCGAGGTGTCCTTCGAGAACATCGCCGCGGCCGACCTCGCCACCGGCCTCCAGGGCTGGACGGCCCGCTCCGGCACCTGGACCCCGGACCTGCGCGGCATCCGCGGCGAGAACGGCCTGCGCACGGCCCCCTTCACCGACGGCGACCTGGTGGCGAGGGCCGACATCACACCCGGCGACCGCTCCTCCTCGGCCGGCCTCGCCCTGCGCGCGTCCGCGAACGGCTCCGGCGGCTACGAAGCCCGCCTGGAAGCCGGCCGCAACGCCGTCGTCCTGCTGGACCGCTCCTCCGGCACCCGCCTCGCCTCCGCCTCCGGCCCGGTCCGGCGCATCACGGCCGGAGGCACGTACCGCGTCGAGGCCCGCGCGACGGGCAGAACCATCGAGGTGTACGTGGACGGCGTACGGGCGCTCAAGACCCGCGTGTCCCGCACCAAGGGCGCCGCCTTCGGCACCGCGGCCGCGCACGGGACGTCGTACTTCCAGAACGTCGAAGTCCACAGCACCGCCGACTACTTCACCGAGCCGTACCGCCCCACGTACCACTACTCCCAGCTCACCGGCTCCACCAGCGACCCCTGCGGCCTGCTGCACCACGACGGCGAGTACCACCTCTTCCACCAGGACGAGGGCCGCTGGGCGCACGCGGTCAGCACCGACCTCGTCCACTGGCAGCCCCTGCCGATCGCCCTGCCCTGGAACGCCTACGGCCACTGCTGGACCGGCTGCGCGGTCGTGGACGCCGACGACACCTCCGGTCTCTTCGACGGCGGCTCGGGCCTGATCGCCTATTACACGAGCTACCACCCGGACAAGCCGGGCGGGAACGCCAGCGTGCGCATCGCGTACAGCAAGGACAAGGGCCGATCGTGGCAGCTGCACGGCGGCTCGAGTCCGGCCGTGCAGAACCCGGGCGGCCCAGACGCCGACTGGACCTTCCGCGACCCGAAGGTCATCCGCGACGAGGCCCACGAACAGTGGCTGATGGTCGTCTCCGGCGGCGACCACATCCGCTTCTTCACCTCCACCGACCTCCTCACCTGGACCCAGGTCAGCTCCTTCGGCTACGGCGACTGGGCCACACCCGGCGTCTGGGAGTGCCCCGACTTCTTCCCGCTCCCCGTCGACGGCGACAAGGACAAGGTGAAGTGGGTCCTCACCCTGAGCACCGGTGCCGTACGCGCCACGAACGGCTCGGCCGCCCAGTACTTCACGGGTGAGTGGAACGGCACCGGTTTCGCTCCCGACCAGAAGGCCGGCACGGTCCTGCGCGCCGACTCAGGCCGTGACTACTACGCCGCCATGTCCTTCTACGGCCTGACCGACGACCGCCGCGTCTGGCTCGGCTGGATGAGCAACTGGGACTACCCCTTCAGCGCCCCGACCGGCGGCTGGAACGGCCAGCTGAGCACCCCCCGCGAACTGACCCTCACGGACACCGCCGACGGCGTACGCCTGGCGCAGCGCCCGGTCCCGGAGCTGGTCACGCTGCGCACGTCCACCACAACCCGCAAGGACCTCGCCGTCGGCCCCACCTCCGCGAACCCGCTCGCGGGAGTCCGGGGCATCGCCTACGAGATCGAGGCCGAGATCACCCTTGGTACTGCCAGGGAGATCGGCTTCCGGCTCCGGACCGACGACGAGCAGCACACGACAGTCGGATACGACGCCGAGGCGCAGGAGCTGTTCGTGGACCGCTCGGCATCGGGCCTGAGCGACTTCACGCAGTACTTCACGGGCCGCACGACCGCGCCGATGAAGACGACCGACGGCCGCGCGACCCTGCGCGTGTACGTCGACTCGTCCTCGGTCGAGGCATTCGGCGCGGACGGACAGGCCGCCGTGACCAGCCTGATCTTCCCCGGCCCGGACGCTGACGGCATGGCTTTCTACGCCAAGGGCGGCACCGCGCACATCGAGTCGCTCAAGGTGCACAGGCTCGACAGCACCTTCCGCCTGGTGGATCGGGTGAAGCCGCTGGTGGCCGCCCCGAGCGGCGGTGAATTCCGCTCGGACCTCGGCAAGTTGACGATCACCCCCGCCGGCCGCTGGTCGACGGACAGCGCGGGCCGCGCCGGAAGCTTCGACAAGGACTCCAACGCGATCTCGGCCCGCACGGCGACGGACTTGGACCTCACCACTCTGGTCCGGCTCGGCGGCCCCGCCCCGGACACGAGCGGCGCCCTCTCCCTCCTCTGGCGCGCCTCCTCCGACGGCGCCGACGCCTACTGCCTCAACATCGACCCCGACCTACGCGTGATCCGCCTGGTCGCCAAGGCCAACGGCTACTTCGACGACGGCGCCGCCCTCGCCCGCGTCCCGGCACTGGTCCGCCGCGGCACGAGCTACCCCGTCCGCATCCTCACCGAGGGCGACCGCATCCAGGTGTTCCTCAACGGCAAGCGGATCATCGACGTGACGGACACGACGTACACGAGCGGACACATCGGCCTGAACGTGTTCGGAGGGAGGGTGGCGTACCAGGACACCTACGCGAAGGAGCTGTGA
- a CDS encoding glycoside hydrolase family 32 protein translates to MTHDLTLPSGSPTAEGLAERALRDPHRPRFHFTSPGGWLNDPNGLSHWNGVYHLFYQYNPLAAAHHRIHWGHATSTDLVHWADEPVALVPGSDGPDRDGCWSGVLVDDGGVPTLVYSGRHGEHELPCVARGSADLTYWTKDSANPVITAPPEGVDITAFRDHCVWREGSGENTVWRQLVGSGIRGVGGTAFLYESDDLRSWRYVGPLLTGDASQNRGELDWTGTMWECVDLFRLGEDEEAGSTDVLVFSAWDGGTTHHPLYWTGRYQGDTFTPTALHRLDYGGRYFYAPQSTRDEHGRRIMFGWLQEGRTDEANAQAGWCGVMSLPRVVTLATDGGLHQAPVPELTELRRERVEVAPGRLADPYTRLPAVRGDQLDIETTLRLAPGATVRLVLRETPDGAERTVVEVSRSHDGTGGTLRLHRETSSLDPTVDTEPRYGDLSLGPEGRVDLRVLVDHSALEIFANGRPLTARIYPTRPDEAVGVGIGADGDVALERFDAWQMASALTDGPRPLWP, encoded by the coding sequence ATGACCCACGACCTCACCCTCCCCTCCGGCAGTCCCACCGCCGAGGGGCTGGCCGAGCGCGCCCTGCGCGACCCCCACCGCCCCCGCTTCCACTTCACCTCGCCCGGCGGCTGGCTCAACGACCCCAACGGGCTGAGTCACTGGAACGGCGTCTACCACCTCTTCTACCAGTACAACCCGCTCGCCGCCGCCCACCACCGCATCCACTGGGGCCACGCCACCAGTACCGACCTCGTGCACTGGGCCGATGAGCCAGTCGCCCTGGTGCCAGGCTCGGACGGCCCGGACCGCGACGGCTGTTGGTCCGGTGTCCTGGTGGACGACGGGGGGGTGCCCACGCTCGTCTACTCGGGCAGGCACGGCGAGCATGAACTCCCTTGCGTGGCCAGGGGATCGGCGGATCTGACGTACTGGACCAAGGACTCGGCCAACCCGGTCATCACCGCCCCGCCGGAGGGCGTCGACATCACGGCCTTCCGCGACCACTGCGTCTGGCGGGAGGGCTCCGGCGAGAACACGGTGTGGCGTCAGCTGGTGGGCTCGGGAATCCGGGGCGTCGGTGGAACGGCCTTCCTGTACGAATCCGACGACCTGCGCAGCTGGCGCTACGTCGGCCCCCTGCTGACCGGCGACGCCTCGCAGAACCGGGGCGAGCTCGACTGGACCGGCACGATGTGGGAGTGCGTCGACCTCTTCCGGCTCGGCGAGGACGAGGAGGCCGGCAGCACCGACGTGCTGGTCTTCTCCGCCTGGGACGGGGGCACCACCCACCACCCCCTGTACTGGACCGGCCGCTACCAGGGCGACACCTTCACCCCGACCGCCCTCCACCGCCTCGACTACGGCGGCCGCTACTTCTACGCCCCCCAGTCCACCCGTGACGAGCACGGCCGCCGCATCATGTTCGGCTGGCTCCAGGAGGGCCGGACGGACGAGGCGAACGCGCAGGCCGGCTGGTGCGGTGTGATGTCCCTGCCGAGGGTCGTCACGCTCGCCACGGACGGCGGCCTGCACCAGGCCCCGGTACCGGAGCTGACCGAGCTGCGGCGGGAGCGCGTAGAGGTGGCTCCGGGCCGGCTGGCCGACCCGTACACCCGGCTGCCCGCCGTGCGCGGGGACCAGCTGGACATCGAGACGACCCTGCGTCTCGCTCCCGGAGCGACCGTCCGGCTCGTGCTCCGCGAGACACCGGACGGCGCGGAACGCACGGTCGTGGAGGTGAGCCGGTCGCACGACGGAACGGGCGGCACCCTCCGTCTGCACCGCGAGACCAGCAGCCTCGACCCGACGGTCGACACCGAACCCCGGTACGGCGACCTGTCGTTGGGCCCCGAGGGCCGGGTCGACCTGCGCGTCCTCGTCGACCACTCCGCACTGGAGATCTTCGCCAACGGGCGGCCCCTCACCGCCCGCATCTACCCCACCCGCCCGGACGAGGCCGTCGGCGTCGGTATCGGTGCCGACGGCGACGTGGCCCTGGAGCGGTTCGACGCCTGGCAGATGGCGTCGGCCTTGACCGACGGGCCCCGGCCGCTGTGGCCGTGA